Proteins encoded together in one Gemmatimonadota bacterium DH-78 window:
- a CDS encoding 6-bladed beta-propeller: MVVQNGAEGLWSDGDDWTVEEQFRIGGMNAPEEEAFELFLIGLSVGPQGSLYVLDNLRSQISVFSSDGDFRFRFAGQGGGPGEFDRAAAMGWDSEGRLWVSDALESRIAVFDSLGTVLRTALNPGRRPVNRILYSLHMEPGGTWIDQLSDSPLLYFVRRDTAATIIDTVAALRYPPRPEGGPLEARLRSDEENRALARMLPSFLWTIGPDGTIWEGLTNQGSFAARGASGDTVRIIQTAHRSPTLSEADQQAADLIRDIVSEIPILPQRYQALYAMDDGHLLAQVPGEDQALGRTLDVFDPEGRFLGPLELPFAPHPRAEHVFRGDTIYAVTLDALDVPQIVKAVIQRRP; this comes from the coding sequence GTGGTCGTCCAGAACGGGGCCGAGGGACTGTGGTCCGACGGCGACGACTGGACGGTGGAAGAGCAGTTCCGCATCGGGGGGATGAACGCACCGGAGGAGGAGGCGTTCGAGCTCTTCCTGATCGGCCTGAGCGTGGGACCGCAGGGCAGTCTGTACGTACTCGACAACCTCCGCAGCCAGATCTCCGTATTCAGCTCGGACGGCGATTTCCGATTCCGGTTCGCCGGGCAGGGTGGGGGACCCGGCGAGTTCGATCGGGCGGCCGCCATGGGATGGGACTCGGAAGGGCGCCTCTGGGTGTCCGATGCCCTCGAGTCTCGGATCGCGGTGTTCGACTCGCTCGGCACCGTGCTGCGAACCGCGCTGAACCCGGGGCGCCGCCCGGTGAACCGGATCCTGTACAGCCTGCACATGGAGCCGGGCGGGACCTGGATCGACCAGCTCTCCGACAGTCCGCTCCTGTACTTCGTGCGTCGCGACACCGCGGCGACGATCATCGACACGGTGGCCGCCCTTCGATACCCTCCCCGGCCCGAGGGGGGACCGTTGGAGGCGAGGTTGCGATCCGACGAGGAGAACCGCGCGCTCGCGCGGATGCTCCCGAGCTTCCTGTGGACGATCGGGCCCGACGGCACCATCTGGGAGGGCCTGACGAACCAGGGTTCGTTCGCAGCTCGTGGTGCCTCGGGAGACACGGTCCGGATCATCCAAACCGCACACCGTTCCCCCACCCTGTCCGAGGCCGATCAGCAGGCCGCCGACCTGATCCGCGACATCGTTTCGGAGATCCCCATTCTCCCTCAGCGGTATCAGGCACTCTACGCCATGGACGACGGTCACCTGCTCGCGCAGGTCCCGGGTGAGGACCAGGCCCTCGGGCGCACGCTGGATGTCTTCGATCCCGAGGGCCGCTTCCTCGGGCCCCTCGAGTTGCCTTTCGCGCCACATCCACGCGCAGAACACGTCTTTCGCGGCGACACCATCTACGCCGTGACGCTCGACGCACTCGACGTGCCCCAGATCGTGAAGGCGGTGATCCAGCGACGGCCGTGA
- a CDS encoding signal peptidase II translates to MASRPGTRVFWPLLLVVLLADCTTKSVAVEALSPPGEPHSVVGDVFRLTLVFNDRGAMGLPVGDGGRRALGVIGLLISGGLFFWYRRAGRGDRWIAVTSALLIAGAVGNAWQRIWSERGVVDFIDIGLGAHRFWTFNVADVALTAAAGMLFWIIARDPAAPESS, encoded by the coding sequence GTGGCCAGCCGCCCCGGAACCCGTGTCTTCTGGCCGCTCCTTCTGGTCGTACTGCTCGCAGACTGCACTACGAAGAGCGTCGCCGTGGAGGCGCTCTCTCCTCCCGGGGAGCCTCACAGCGTGGTCGGCGACGTCTTCCGTTTGACCCTCGTCTTCAACGATCGCGGTGCCATGGGACTTCCGGTGGGCGATGGCGGCCGTCGGGCGCTGGGCGTGATCGGACTGTTGATCTCGGGGGGGCTGTTCTTCTGGTATCGAAGAGCGGGTCGCGGGGACCGCTGGATCGCCGTCACTTCCGCCCTGCTGATCGCCGGCGCCGTGGGCAACGCGTGGCAGCGCATCTGGTCGGAGCGCGGCGTGGTCGACTTCATCGACATCGGGCTCGGTGCCCACCGATTCTGGACCTTCAATGTGGCCGATGTGGCGCTGACGGCGGCCGCAGGCATGCTGTTCTGGATCATTGCCCGCGACCCCGCCGCACCGGAGTCCTCGTGA
- a CDS encoding RidA family protein produces the protein MQKRSINPTDWLQGFNIHHGVEVTGAQRVLYLSGQTSNGPDGAPLHEGDIVAQFKLAWSNLKDALAEAEMEPADVVRLNMYTTDMDAFMGAVEELVPIYAADGCTPSCTLLGVERLFEAELMIELEATAVR, from the coding sequence ATGCAAAAACGCTCCATCAACCCCACGGACTGGCTTCAGGGCTTCAACATCCATCATGGAGTCGAGGTCACGGGTGCGCAGCGGGTGCTCTACCTCTCGGGACAGACCTCGAACGGCCCCGACGGGGCGCCCCTCCACGAGGGTGACATCGTCGCGCAGTTCAAGCTCGCCTGGTCGAATCTGAAAGATGCGCTCGCAGAGGCGGAAATGGAGCCGGCCGACGTGGTGCGCCTCAACATGTACACGACCGACATGGATGCCTTCATGGGGGCGGTGGAGGAACTCGTGCCGATCTACGCCGCCGACGGCTGCACGCCGTCCTGCACCCTGCTCGGGGTGGAGCGGCTCTTCGAGGCCGAGTTGATGATCGAGCTCGAGGCCACCGCGGTGCGCTGA
- a CDS encoding 6-bladed beta-propeller, translating to MTPRTWAATAVTATTGLALLAAAGCDSPNAAGATRTAAVVEDSAGVEVVTVPHEATAELPTWTVADEPILTIGRLDGEPAYLFGSIGPAVLLPSGGVAVADAQAHEVRVFDAGGVWRRTLGREGDGPLEFAQIGGLWLGDDDRLAAVDTRHRKVVEFDLASDTAEARSTGSELCPAAARPFTCRVAGVLANGDFVVSHAVGPAEPSASEPGLNGRPGDRVAMAVVRGETRLELGEASGASFSVWSYDDGWIWFFETPFRPGETLATGHDRVAKAAPAAREIRIWSAAGVLERVVRLHLEAPLPRSRLIDRMHAWADTGSSPYPVADYLDAARFDEVVPAFSTVHFDSESRLWVQPYTVSEELGPVPDLPWLVLDREGLPLAWARGLPGDDLLDVGSDGVLVRSESVAGAPQVRLLPIRR from the coding sequence ATGACGCCGCGAACTTGGGCAGCGACCGCGGTCACCGCCACCACGGGGCTCGCACTGCTGGCCGCCGCAGGCTGCGATTCACCGAATGCGGCGGGTGCCACCCGAACCGCAGCGGTCGTCGAAGACAGTGCGGGGGTGGAGGTCGTCACCGTCCCGCACGAAGCCACCGCGGAGTTGCCCACCTGGACCGTGGCCGACGAGCCGATCCTCACCATCGGTCGGCTCGACGGCGAGCCCGCGTATCTCTTCGGATCGATCGGTCCGGCGGTGCTGCTCCCCTCCGGAGGGGTCGCGGTTGCGGACGCACAGGCGCACGAGGTCCGCGTCTTCGATGCCGGCGGGGTCTGGAGGCGCACACTCGGCAGGGAGGGGGACGGGCCGTTGGAGTTCGCCCAGATCGGCGGTCTCTGGCTCGGAGACGACGACCGCCTCGCAGCAGTCGACACCCGCCATCGGAAGGTGGTCGAGTTCGACCTCGCGAGTGACACCGCCGAGGCCCGGAGTACCGGTTCCGAGCTGTGTCCCGCCGCCGCGCGACCCTTCACCTGCCGGGTGGCTGGTGTGCTCGCGAACGGCGACTTCGTGGTGTCGCACGCGGTCGGCCCGGCTGAACCCTCCGCGTCGGAACCGGGCCTGAACGGGCGCCCCGGCGACCGGGTCGCGATGGCGGTGGTTCGGGGAGAGACACGGCTCGAGCTCGGTGAGGCGAGCGGTGCCTCCTTCTCCGTCTGGTCCTACGACGACGGCTGGATCTGGTTCTTCGAGACGCCCTTCCGGCCCGGTGAGACCCTGGCCACCGGCCACGACCGCGTGGCGAAGGCGGCTCCCGCCGCTCGCGAAATCCGGATCTGGTCGGCTGCAGGCGTCCTGGAGCGCGTGGTCCGATTGCATCTCGAGGCACCGCTGCCCCGATCCCGGCTGATCGATCGCATGCACGCCTGGGCGGACACGGGAAGCTCGCCGTATCCGGTCGCCGACTATCTCGATGCCGCCCGATTCGACGAGGTGGTGCCGGCCTTCTCCACCGTGCACTTCGACAGCGAGAGTCGCCTGTGGGTGCAGCCCTACACGGTCTCGGAGGAACTCGGACCCGTACCCGACCTGCCCTGGCTCGTGCTTGACCGGGAGGGACTCCCTCTGGCGTGGGCCCGGGGACTGCCCGGCGACGACCTGCTCGACGTGGGCAGCGACGGGGTCCTGGTGCGCAGTGAGAGCGTCGCCGGCGCCCCCCAGGTTCGCTTGCTCCCCATCCGGAGATGA
- a CDS encoding DinB family protein, protein MNLIPLLHHMAWADDAARRQLADMPVGSAERARAERIYAHLVAAEHVWFSRLTGVAARHGVWPEIDPDEAAALSTDTVAALVTWVESRSPDELERPIVYRNSAGTVFENRAIDVVLHLAMHGAYHRGQLALLARSSGADPASTDFIAWLRGAPAPMHE, encoded by the coding sequence ATGAATCTGATCCCCCTGCTTCATCACATGGCGTGGGCCGATGACGCTGCGCGGCGTCAGCTCGCGGACATGCCGGTCGGGAGTGCCGAACGCGCTCGGGCCGAGCGGATCTACGCGCACCTCGTTGCGGCCGAGCACGTCTGGTTCTCCCGCCTCACGGGAGTGGCGGCTCGACACGGTGTCTGGCCCGAGATCGACCCCGACGAAGCTGCCGCTCTGTCGACCGACACGGTCGCGGCGCTGGTCACCTGGGTGGAGTCCCGCTCGCCCGATGAGCTCGAACGCCCCATTGTCTACCGCAACAGCGCGGGGACTGTGTTCGAGAACCGCGCCATCGATGTCGTGCTGCACCTGGCGATGCACGGCGCCTACCACCGAGGTCAGCTCGCCCTGCTCGCGCGCTCGAGCGGAGCCGATCCCGCCTCGACCGACTTCATCGCCTGGCTTCGCGGAGCACCGGCCCCCATGCATGAGTAG
- a CDS encoding SusC/RagA family TonB-linked outer membrane protein: protein MRKQCRYGSPSILGAAALLAFTLMSDGLAAQDDVGQVTGQVTAGDTGQPLSSSSVSIPGTGLGMLTNAEGRYLLQNVPAGTHQVEVTSLGYSTATVEITVTAGQTTVSDITLALDPLSLDEIVVTGYGTARKEELTGSLVSISASQLELPTTTTFQDVLQGSPGVLVTSLDGAPGAGFDIRVRGQGSITAGSEPLYVVDGVPMFNNADAATEVSNGGRTVNTLASLNPNDIESIVVLKDAASTAIYGSRGANGVVLITTKGGVAGSPIWSGEPQFQLRTQFGVSGWAFDNLLEPLTAAQYEDYYLTARTNDGMSLPDAQAQLANQWPIQEDNNWMDLMQRNGRTNQFDLSATGGGDRFTYFISAGMFDQEGNVLEQYFERYTTRANLTARVTDNFTIANNLNIAYTQQNGINDGSAWEAPFYMAVFMPPMLPMYDEDGFWYHRHTNVMGANHPVGGLYENPKQRETQRVIENLSGTYRFNDDFSAASSWSFDLYNIHDYVYQNMFFGDGRNSGGTFDDSRVDAMNWQTTNTVNYNTFIGSSHGVDAVVGYEASKNNRERTNVWGEGFAHPDLKLGTSAAITQGTSTEEEYAFESYFGRVNYDFKSTYFLSGSFRRDGSSRFGPDQRWGNFWSVGAGLTLTNDELLGDMPVFDYLKLRGSYGQVGNAEIGNYAWQGLYGFARGYDGLPGAAPAGVANTGLTWESQGSFNLGFDYAMLDNRVTGSFEYYKKSSQDLLLDVPTSLTTGFRSTLQNYGDMENSGFELALSSELVRSENFGLSMDFNLTTQSNEITRLQAPILDGTKRREEGRDYQEYYLYGWAGVDPDTGDPMWYTDATKSATTNNIADAERFYDGKTATPKYLGSFGLSGRWDRFSISTLATYMFGHHLYESAARFYHGDGRYLPRSTSQYAYENAWRQPGDVALFPRFSWGGVNSSQPSDADRWLNKGDYIRVKDISVTYQLPTGLANRVRLNSLQAHLSVTNAFTWVADDQLTFDPEQIVSGVYNTGTPNARTLSFGFTMGF, encoded by the coding sequence ATGAGGAAACAGTGTAGGTACGGTTCCCCGAGCATCCTCGGGGCGGCCGCTCTCCTCGCCTTCACCCTGATGTCGGACGGGCTCGCGGCCCAGGACGACGTCGGACAGGTGACGGGCCAGGTAACGGCCGGCGACACCGGGCAGCCACTGTCCAGCAGCAGCGTTTCGATTCCGGGGACCGGCCTCGGCATGCTCACCAACGCGGAGGGTCGGTACCTTCTGCAGAACGTGCCGGCCGGGACCCATCAGGTCGAAGTCACCTCGCTCGGCTACTCCACGGCCACGGTGGAGATCACCGTCACGGCCGGTCAGACCACCGTGAGCGACATCACCCTCGCGCTCGATCCGCTCAGCCTCGACGAAATCGTGGTGACCGGATACGGCACGGCCCGCAAGGAAGAGTTGACCGGGTCGCTGGTGTCGATCTCGGCATCGCAGCTCGAACTGCCCACGACCACCACCTTCCAGGACGTCCTTCAGGGCAGCCCCGGAGTGCTCGTGACCTCTCTCGACGGGGCGCCGGGCGCAGGGTTCGACATCCGTGTGCGCGGGCAGGGCTCGATCACGGCCGGATCGGAGCCCCTCTACGTGGTCGACGGCGTCCCGATGTTCAACAACGCCGACGCGGCCACCGAGGTGAGCAACGGGGGACGGACGGTGAACACCCTCGCCTCGCTCAACCCGAACGACATCGAGAGCATCGTCGTTCTCAAGGACGCGGCGTCGACCGCCATCTATGGATCGCGGGGGGCGAACGGGGTGGTGCTGATCACGACGAAGGGCGGTGTGGCCGGCAGCCCGATCTGGTCCGGGGAGCCGCAGTTTCAACTCCGCACCCAGTTCGGCGTGTCGGGATGGGCGTTCGACAACCTGCTCGAACCGCTCACCGCCGCTCAGTACGAAGACTACTACCTCACGGCCCGCACCAACGACGGGATGTCACTGCCCGACGCGCAGGCCCAGCTCGCCAATCAGTGGCCGATCCAGGAAGACAACAACTGGATGGACCTGATGCAGCGCAACGGCCGAACGAACCAGTTCGACCTGAGCGCAACGGGCGGTGGAGATCGGTTCACCTACTTCATCTCGGCCGGGATGTTCGACCAGGAAGGCAACGTGCTCGAGCAGTACTTCGAGCGCTACACCACGCGTGCCAACCTCACGGCGCGGGTGACCGACAACTTCACCATCGCCAACAATCTCAACATCGCGTACACGCAGCAGAACGGCATCAACGACGGTAGCGCCTGGGAGGCGCCGTTCTACATGGCGGTCTTCATGCCGCCCATGCTGCCGATGTACGACGAGGACGGCTTCTGGTACCACCGCCACACCAACGTGATGGGTGCCAACCATCCCGTCGGGGGCCTGTACGAGAATCCGAAGCAGCGCGAGACCCAGCGCGTGATCGAGAACTTGTCGGGCACCTATCGATTCAACGACGACTTCTCCGCCGCTTCGTCGTGGAGCTTCGACCTCTACAACATCCACGACTACGTGTACCAGAACATGTTCTTCGGAGACGGCCGCAACTCGGGCGGCACCTTCGACGACTCGCGGGTGGACGCCATGAACTGGCAGACCACCAACACGGTCAACTACAACACGTTCATCGGAAGCTCGCACGGCGTCGATGCCGTGGTCGGGTACGAGGCCAGCAAGAACAATCGCGAGCGTACGAACGTGTGGGGAGAAGGGTTCGCGCACCCCGACCTGAAGCTGGGAACGAGTGCCGCCATCACGCAGGGCACGAGCACCGAAGAGGAGTATGCCTTCGAGTCGTACTTCGGCCGCGTGAACTACGACTTCAAGAGCACGTACTTCCTTTCCGGCTCCTTCCGGCGTGACGGCTCCTCGCGCTTCGGGCCCGACCAGCGCTGGGGCAACTTCTGGTCGGTGGGTGCAGGCCTTACGCTCACGAACGACGAGTTGCTCGGCGACATGCCGGTGTTCGACTACCTCAAGCTGCGCGGCAGCTACGGACAGGTCGGCAACGCGGAGATCGGCAACTACGCGTGGCAGGGACTCTACGGTTTCGCGCGCGGATACGACGGGCTGCCGGGCGCGGCGCCTGCCGGCGTGGCGAACACGGGGCTCACCTGGGAGTCGCAGGGTTCGTTCAACCTGGGATTCGACTACGCGATGCTCGACAACCGCGTGACGGGCAGCTTCGAGTACTACAAGAAGTCGTCGCAGGATCTGCTGCTCGATGTGCCCACGTCTCTCACGACCGGCTTCCGCAGCACGCTGCAGAACTACGGGGACATGGAGAACTCCGGCTTCGAGCTGGCGCTGTCGTCCGAGTTGGTGCGCTCCGAGAACTTCGGGCTCTCGATGGACTTCAACCTCACGACGCAGTCCAACGAGATCACGCGACTTCAGGCTCCGATTCTCGACGGCACCAAGCGCCGCGAAGAAGGTCGCGACTACCAGGAGTACTACCTGTACGGCTGGGCGGGCGTGGATCCGGACACCGGCGACCCGATGTGGTACACCGACGCGACGAAGTCGGCGACCACCAACAACATCGCCGATGCCGAGCGCTTCTACGACGGCAAGACGGCCACGCCCAAGTACCTCGGCAGCTTCGGACTCTCCGGACGCTGGGACCGCTTCTCCATCAGCACGCTCGCGACCTACATGTTCGGCCACCACCTCTACGAGTCGGCCGCGCGGTTCTACCACGGTGACGGTCGCTACCTGCCTCGATCGACGTCGCAGTACGCGTACGAGAACGCGTGGCGTCAGCCGGGCGATGTGGCGCTGTTCCCGCGCTTCTCCTGGGGCGGGGTGAACAGCTCTCAGCCCTCCGACGCGGATCGGTGGCTCAACAAGGGGGACTACATCCGGGTGAAGGACATCTCCGTCACCTACCAGCTCCCCACGGGTCTCGCGAACCGGGTTCGTCTGAACTCGCTGCAGGCCCACCTGAGCGTCACCAACGCCTTCACCTGGGTCGCCGACGACCAGCTCACCTTCGATCCGGAGCAGATCGTGAGCGGCGTCTACAATACCGGTACGCCGAATGCTCGCACGCTCAGCTTCGGCTTCACCATGGGCTTCTGA
- a CDS encoding RagB/SusD family nutrient uptake outer membrane protein, which yields MTHFKIPKATGLVLVAAASLGCNDLALDPYASISNDAYFQSMGDFRAAVVGVYDQISIADYYGRSIHLMSDIMGEDVKQNGSANRYQEFADFEGQVLTGHDYETELWAEGYEAVNMLNMIINSDFEPASALAQEYDQIRGEAYALRGLVHFDLVRMYAQHYTFTADASHPGVPIVLESDVTSLPERNSVGQVYAQAVADLQTGIGLMTQTRRGSYMMTREAAQALLSRIYLYMEDWSNAVSMADAVINSGKYSLVSGQAYVDQFATGGSSEAIFEIQNTDTDNRGSDSLGGMYRASGYGDYLPARDLLDLIDSDDIRMSMFEVDPGLTGIYAAHRVMKWPTASNTDNIPVIRLSEVYLNRAEANAQLGNAGEAQADLNLIRQRGLSTAADVTATGDALLDEILVERRIELGYEGHRIHDLMRYKLDINRVDVTGDVAFMGYPCNFCILPIPQEETDTNPNLSQNTGY from the coding sequence ATGACTCACTTCAAGATTCCCAAGGCCACGGGCCTCGTGCTGGTCGCCGCGGCGAGCCTCGGCTGCAACGATCTCGCCCTGGACCCCTACGCCTCCATCTCCAACGACGCCTACTTCCAGTCGATGGGAGACTTCCGCGCCGCGGTGGTGGGGGTGTACGACCAGATCTCGATCGCGGACTACTACGGCCGCAGCATCCACCTCATGTCGGACATCATGGGCGAGGATGTGAAGCAGAACGGGTCGGCCAACCGCTACCAGGAGTTCGCGGACTTCGAAGGGCAGGTCCTGACCGGACACGACTACGAGACGGAGCTGTGGGCCGAGGGGTACGAGGCGGTCAACATGCTCAACATGATCATCAACTCCGATTTCGAGCCGGCGTCCGCTCTGGCTCAGGAGTACGATCAGATCCGCGGTGAGGCGTACGCGCTGCGGGGTCTCGTGCACTTCGACCTCGTCCGGATGTACGCCCAGCACTACACCTTCACGGCAGACGCCTCGCATCCGGGCGTACCCATCGTCCTGGAGTCCGACGTCACCAGTCTGCCGGAGCGCAACTCGGTGGGCCAGGTGTACGCGCAGGCCGTCGCCGACCTGCAGACGGGCATCGGGCTGATGACGCAGACCCGTCGCGGATCCTACATGATGACGCGGGAAGCGGCCCAGGCCCTCCTGTCGCGCATCTACCTGTACATGGAGGACTGGAGCAACGCGGTCTCGATGGCCGACGCGGTCATCAACAGCGGCAAGTACTCGCTGGTGTCGGGCCAGGCCTACGTCGACCAGTTCGCGACGGGCGGCTCGTCGGAGGCGATCTTCGAGATCCAGAACACCGACACCGACAACCGGGGCAGCGACAGTCTGGGTGGCATGTACCGCGCATCGGGCTACGGCGACTATCTGCCCGCGCGCGACCTTCTCGACCTGATCGACTCCGACGACATCCGGATGTCGATGTTCGAGGTCGACCCGGGTCTCACGGGCATCTACGCCGCCCACCGGGTGATGAAGTGGCCGACGGCGAGCAACACCGACAACATTCCGGTGATCCGCCTCTCGGAGGTCTACCTCAACCGGGCCGAGGCCAATGCGCAGCTCGGAAACGCCGGGGAGGCGCAGGCCGATCTGAACCTGATTCGGCAGCGAGGGCTCTCGACCGCAGCGGATGTGACCGCGACCGGCGATGCCCTCCTCGACGAGATCCTCGTGGAGCGTCGGATCGAGTTGGGCTACGAGGGCCACCGAATCCACGATCTCATGCGGTACAAGCTGGACATCAACCGCGTCGACGTGACCGGCGATGTGGCCTTCATGGGGTATCCGTGCAACTTCTGCATTCTGCCGATCCCCCAGGAAGAGACCGACACGAACCCCAACCTGAGTCAAAACACCGGGTACTGA
- a CDS encoding TonB-dependent receptor, protein MRHLHLAIALPLLAGCSSAARPADSIEPGVDTIPTVSGEVVDHGTARPVEGAIVHLESLRGGVWRATAEGTDRTGAFRFTDVPVGVYRVRVSADGYDAMNDSLPVADDHRSFFVLPLSKGEGSLQPRARSDDPAREGARDYEGRRRRGGAGFLITREDILEQRPRFVSEMLRRVPGGMLAPSGGGGYTLLLRGQCRPGIWMDGVRLGVRDVDNLVAPLELEAIEVYHGHQLPVEFGVDECGGILIWTRRRAPAG, encoded by the coding sequence ATGCGCCACCTTCATCTCGCCATCGCCCTCCCGCTCCTCGCGGGCTGTTCGTCGGCCGCTCGACCGGCCGACTCGATCGAGCCGGGCGTCGACACGATTCCCACCGTGAGCGGCGAAGTGGTGGATCACGGCACCGCACGGCCCGTCGAGGGCGCGATCGTCCACCTCGAATCGCTGCGGGGCGGCGTGTGGAGAGCCACGGCGGAGGGTACCGACCGCACCGGAGCCTTCCGATTCACCGATGTGCCCGTGGGTGTCTACCGAGTGCGGGTGTCCGCCGATGGCTACGACGCCATGAACGATTCGCTGCCGGTGGCGGACGATCACCGCTCATTCTTCGTGCTGCCGCTCTCCAAGGGCGAGGGATCGCTCCAACCGCGTGCTCGATCCGACGACCCGGCCCGGGAGGGCGCGCGGGACTACGAGGGCCGTCGTCGCCGGGGCGGGGCGGGCTTCCTGATCACCCGAGAGGACATTCTCGAGCAGCGTCCCCGCTTCGTATCGGAGATGCTGCGGCGGGTGCCGGGCGGAATGCTGGCGCCGTCGGGCGGTGGGGGCTACACCCTGCTGCTGCGAGGTCAGTGCCGTCCGGGGATCTGGATGGACGGCGTGCGACTCGGCGTGCGCGACGTGGACAACCTCGTGGCTCCTCTGGAACTGGAAGCCATCGAGGTCTATCACGGACACCAGCTGCCGGTGGAGTTCGGTGTGGACGAGTGCGGGGGCATCCTGATCTGGACCCGGCGGCGCGCGCCCGCGGGCTGA
- the wrbA gene encoding NAD(P)H:quinone oxidoreductase: MSDVKLSIVFYSTYGTNHRMATIAADAARDAGAEVRLRRVRETAPKQVVEAQDAWREQLEKMQDIEEATPDDMEWADAYLFSAPTRYGGAASQMRAFIDTLGPLWQKGLLADKAVTAMTSAQNAHGGQETTLQSLYFTFQHWGSIIVPPGYTSDAVFASGGNPYGVSVTAGGEGVTSEIEAAIRHQVERLVEVAGWLKRGRADG; this comes from the coding sequence ATGAGCGACGTCAAACTGAGCATCGTCTTCTACAGCACCTACGGCACCAACCACCGCATGGCGACGATCGCGGCCGATGCGGCGCGCGACGCGGGCGCCGAGGTGCGGCTCCGGCGCGTTCGAGAGACGGCGCCGAAGCAGGTGGTGGAGGCGCAGGACGCGTGGAGGGAGCAGCTCGAGAAGATGCAGGACATCGAAGAGGCCACCCCCGACGACATGGAATGGGCCGACGCGTATCTGTTCAGCGCGCCCACGCGCTACGGGGGAGCCGCGAGCCAGATGCGGGCGTTCATCGACACCCTGGGCCCGCTCTGGCAGAAGGGGCTGCTGGCCGACAAGGCGGTGACGGCCATGACCAGCGCTCAGAACGCGCACGGAGGCCAGGAAACCACGCTCCAGTCACTCTATTTCACCTTCCAGCACTGGGGCAGCATCATCGTTCCGCCCGGCTACACCAGCGACGCGGTGTTCGCCAGTGGTGGCAACCCGTACGGCGTGTCGGTGACGGCGGGCGGCGAGGGCGTCACGTCGGAGATCGAGGCCGCGATCCGCCATCAGGTCGAGCGGCTCGTGGAGGTGGCCGGCTGGCTGAAGCGCGGTCGGGCCGACGGCTGA
- a CDS encoding class I SAM-dependent methyltransferase encodes MDFYRDLAEWWPLFSTPEDYAEEASFYLETLQRLSRRRIRTLLELGSGGGNNASHMKAQATLTLVEPAEGMRAVSEALNPSCEHLEGDMRTIRLRRTFDAVFVHDAVCYMTSLPDLRQAVETAFVHCAPGGAALFAPDYTRETFRSGADDGGEDGTDGRALRYLEWTWDPDPDDESYVVDYAFMLRASDGSVRVVHDRHVEGIFPRASWLTLLGDAGFEPHRIPFEHSAVQAGRLDVFVGVRPEG; translated from the coding sequence ATGGACTTCTACCGCGATCTCGCAGAGTGGTGGCCGCTGTTCTCGACGCCGGAGGACTACGCCGAAGAGGCGTCGTTCTACCTGGAGACGCTGCAGCGCCTGTCTCGTCGGCGGATCCGTACCCTGCTCGAGCTCGGAAGCGGCGGGGGCAACAACGCCTCGCACATGAAGGCCCAGGCGACCCTGACTCTGGTCGAGCCCGCCGAGGGCATGCGAGCCGTGAGCGAGGCGCTCAATCCGAGTTGCGAGCATCTCGAAGGCGACATGCGTACGATCCGGCTCCGGCGCACCTTCGACGCCGTGTTCGTTCACGACGCGGTGTGCTACATGACGAGCCTGCCCGACCTGCGGCAGGCGGTCGAGACCGCTTTCGTGCACTGCGCGCCCGGTGGAGCCGCTCTCTTCGCCCCCGACTACACCAGAGAGACCTTCCGTTCGGGGGCCGACGACGGCGGAGAGGACGGGACCGACGGGCGAGCGCTGCGCTACCTCGAGTGGACATGGGACCCCGACCCCGACGACGAAAGCTACGTCGTCGACTACGCCTTCATGCTCCGGGCGTCGGACGGCTCCGTGCGGGTCGTTCACGACCGCCATGTCGAGGGCATCTTCCCCCGGGCCTCGTGGCTGACACTGCTCGGCGACGCGGGGTTCGAGCCGCACCGGATCCCTTTCGAGCACTCCGCCGTCCAGGCCGGGCGGTTGGATGTCTTCGTGGGCGTGCGACCGGAGGGCTGA